The Culex quinquefasciatus strain JHB chromosome 2, VPISU_Cqui_1.0_pri_paternal, whole genome shotgun sequence genome contains the following window.
AGTTTAAGTTTTAGCCTATCGTAATCATCACTTCAATAGATTGGAAATCTTAACAATTTCTTACCCAGCTTGTTCAACAACTGATAATATACCAATACACGAATTCCAATCATTTTCGTGACAACTTTTCCAACAGtcgaaaatatttatcttcTACTATACCTTCCTTGAATCCaataatgagctcaaatttaagttatGTAGGTTTTGAGCTTATCATTTCTAAAACCATCACGTTAAAAgattgaaaatgtgaaaattcttttaccaattttaataaatcgatataatttatttttgtactAAACCTTCCCGGAAATCTAATCATGAGCACTAATTTAAGTCATGTAGGTGATTAGCCTACCGATTTAAAATTCTACCCTCTCAAGGAATTCACGCTAAAAGACTCCCACATCGACGTTTTATACTCACAAAAACTCAAGCCAAAAGCTCAAACATCCCCGCGCTACCCTTAGGGTACTCAAGCTCAGAGATTTATCCTTCACGCTTTAACCTCACATGGGACTCGaggtaaaaaatatatcatcttCACAGGGAACTCAAGCTAAACATATACatatggttggtcactttttcgttagaCACTTTATAGTTTGGATTCAAGCTAAAAAATCATCTTCCATGCTCTACCGTCACAGGGAACTTAAGCAAAAGATGTATCatccacgctctaccctcgaagggactcaagctcacaaaatcaaaaaattacgcTCTACTCTCACAGGGacctcaagctcaaaactccagcaattacgctctaccctcacaggggattcaagcaaaaaaaaaaaaaaaatcatcttccaggctctaccctcgcagggaaCCCAAGCTCAAATATTCATCTACTAGGTTCTAActtcgcaggggactcaagcagAAACATTAAATatccacgctctaccctcacaggggactaaagctcaaaactccagcaatcacgctctaccctcgcaggggactcaagctcaaactCCAGcaattacgctctaccctcacaggggactcaagctcaaaaactccagcaatcactctttaccctcccaggggactcaagctcaaacatttcaaaaatcacgctctacctttGTTGGAACCGGTTTTGGTTGAGGGTACCTGGTTGGTTGTTGGGATGTGGGATGCTCCGGACTCCGGGGCTTCCGCGCGGCCACTCCTGTGGCAGGCGGTCCTTGAGGTTGATGGCCGGATCCGGGACGGGTTCCGGTCGTTCCTCGGCACGACTTCAGCGGCTAGTCGTCGGACCACTGGGTAGGTCGCCGACTTCGGGAAACCGGATTTCTCAGGCGGTTCTATGGCCTTTCTCCGAAAATCACACGCACGCACGGTttagtttaaaaataacttttatttaaacacgactctttatttaagaaaaactaaCTAGTCTAGTAaactttatttaatattttatgtaaaaacacaACTTGTTATTCGTCGTCGTGGAAGGTTTGCGTGTGGGTCTTCGCGGAGTGAAGCGCTGAAGCGTACTGAACGCGTAACTCGATCGCAGGTCTAGCTCAGGCTCAGCAGTCAGGATCGCGCTCAAATTATCCTCTCTCGCGGGGTCGCGGCGAAATGGCGATCAGAGGGATCTGCCGTTCGCGGTTTAGAACTCTCGGTCCACACGGTCCGAGGGGTTAATAGAAACCAAACATTCCGACCCCCCCCTGAAATTGCCCGATTTCAGCAGTCTCTGCCTTTTCTTCCTCGATCGATTCTGCTGGTATTGGTAACAGGCAAATCTTCGTAACTGGTCTCTTCAGGTATCCAGTAGCAGTCCGGAGCGTAACTACGCGGACCACACCATCGGCGCCGGGATGAATCTCGTGTATTCGTGCCATCTTCCACTTCATCGACGGCTGGTTTTCGTCGACCACGATGACAAGGCGTCCAGGGCGAATTTCTATCGCAGGCTGCCAGTTCTTCACACGAGCTTGTAGTTGTTGCAGGTACTCCGTATGCCACCGACGCCAGAAATGTTGAAGCTGCTGTTGGATGCTCTGCCAGTGCGTGAGGCGGTTGTTCGGGATCTCGGAATAGTTCTTGTCCGGCACAGCTTCTAGGGATGTCCCGATCAGGAAGTGAGCGGGGGTTAGCGGTTCGAGGTCGGAGGGATCTTCAGTGAGGGGCGTGAGGGGTCTTGAGTTGAGGCAAGCCTCTACCTGGGCGAGGAGGGTTATGTAGTCCTCGTGTGAGATGGAGGATTGGCCAACAACGCGGAGAAGGTGTTTCTTGGCGGACTTAACAGCGGCTTCCCACAATCCGCCAAAGTGGGGAGCGCCAGGAGGGATAAAGTGCCAATTTATACCCTCCTGGGAGCATTCGTGCTGGATGTGTTCGTGGTGTTTCTCGTGCTTGAGGTTGTGCAGAAGCTCTTTGAGGTCATTTTTCGCGCCGACAAAGTTTGTGCCATTGTCGGAATACATGTCGGCTGGCTTTCCCCGGCGAGCCACGAACCGACGCAGTGCTTGGAGGAACTTGGCGGTGGACAGGTCCGAAACCAGTTCCAAGTGGACCGCTTTAGTTCCAAAGCAAACAAACACAGCTACGTAAGCCTTAACCGGCCCCCTTCTATACCCTTGCCTAATGTAGACTGGCCCAAAGTAGTCTACGCCTGTATTGGTGAAAGGTCGAGCGGCGATCGTTCTTGGAGTTGGTAGTTGTCCCATAAATTGCTGTAGAAGTTGAGGTTTCGCCTTGAAACAGTCCTTGCACTGGTGTGTGGTTTGCCGACATAGGTCTCGTCCTCTCAGCGGCCAAAACTTCTGTCGCATCGTCGCTAGCATCAGCTGGGTTCCGGCGTGAAACAGTCGTAGATGCAGGCAGTCGGCCAGAAGTTTGGAGAAGTGGTGGTTTCCTGGGATGATAATCGGGTGCTTGAAGTTCTCGTTTCGGTCGCAGTTGCCCAACCGTCCTCCCACGCGGATGACACCTTCCTTGAGAGTTGCGGGTTGAACCACCGTAGCTTCGAGGTGTTGTGGACAGGTTTGCCTTTGGACAGGTCCTGGAGTTCCCTGCTGAAAGCTTCTTGCTGGACCAGCCGTGCGAGACACCATTCCGCTTCTTGTAGTTCCTTGTGGTTAGCGGGACTGACAGGGTACGCTCGGCTTCCGGTAAACGACGATTGCGCAGGTACCGTCTCCAGTAGGCGGTCGTGCGGATCAGCTTCCAGTATTCGTTGAACTTCGCAAAATACGATTCGTTGAATGACTTGGCAGAAACTGCAGCAGCTGACTCGACGTGTTTTCTCCTCTCCTTGGCGCAATCTTCGGTCTCCTCTTCGGGTGTTGCTTGGGCAGGCCAGGAACTCGTCTCGTACATCCACAACGGGTCCCAATCTCCGTCAATGAACTCCTTGGGGTCCAGTCCTCTGGACAGCTGGTCAGCTGGGTTCATGACTCCGGGTACATGGAACAAGTGGCAACCTTGGGTAATATGCTGGATAAAGGAGACACGGTTTGCCACGTAGGCATTCCACGTTCTTGGGGGTTTCGCAAGCCACTGCAGGACCGTTCTGGAATCCGTCCAGAAGAAGGTTTCGAAACGGAAAGTTGTGCACTCCTTGAACTTCCGGTACATGTCTGCGGCTAGCCAAAATCCGTTCAGCTCGAGCCGGGGAATGGGTTGTCGCTTGAGAGGAGCGACCCGAGATTTGGACGTGAAGAAAGACACCTTGACTCTCCCCTCCTTGTCCTCAGAACGGATGTAAAGATTCGCACCCAGTGCCTTCTCGGAAGCATCGCTACAAAAGTGGAGTTGAATGTGGACTGGATTGGGGATCATAGCGAATCTTGGAATCCGCAGGTTGTTCAGGTAGTGGAGCTGCTCGTAGAACTGCATCCACTCGTCCAGCATCGACTTCGGCAGAGGATCGTTCCAGTCCCAGGGTTTGCCCTTCGCGTTCTTCAGCTCCCAGATTCCCTGCATAAAGATCTTTGCCTTAGCCACCACCGGTCCAACAAGCCCCAAAGGATCGAAAATTTTGGCAATGATAGAGAGTATTTTGGCCTTGGTCAGCTCGTTCGGTGGGATCAGCGTCGACTCAATCTTGAACCGGAACGTGTCAGTTTTCGGCTCCCAGACCAACCCAAGAGTCTTCACGGTCCTCTCTTCGTCGAAATCGATCCCCATCTCTCTCGGTAGCGCCAAGTTGTCCTCACTCACACCCTCGAGCGCTTCCTCATAGTTGGAGACCCACTTGCGAAGCGGAAAACCTGCTACCAGCGTCATCGTGTCCAGTTGCTCACGAATTTGTTTCGCTTCGGCAGGGTGGTATGCACCAGTGATTACATCGTCCATGTAAACATCTCGCGCGATCCTCACGGCGGCCAGTGGGTACTTGGTTGCATCATCGACGGACAGCTGCTTCAGGGTTCGGGTGGCCAGGAACGGCGCCGGTTTGGTGGCGTACGTCACGGTTAGCAGCTCGTACGTGTCGATGGGATCGTCCTCCGAGAAGCGCCAGCGAATTCTCTGCAGCGGTAGGTCCTCGGCGTCCATCCGAATCTGCCGAAACATTTTCTCCACGTCTGCGACGAGAAGGATGGGAAACAGGCGGCTTCGGGAGATGATGGTGCGCAGGTCGTCCTGGATGACTGGGCCGTTCAGCAGAACGTCGTTTAGGGATGTCCCAGTGGAGGTTTTGCTTGACGCATCAAACACGACACGGACGTGCGTTGTTGTGCTGGAACTTCGGATGACGGGGTGGTGTGGGAGGTAGTAGGTGGTCGCGGTGCTCGTCGGGTCTTCGATGATCTTGCACATGTGGTTCCTGTCCAAGTAATCCTTCATGAACGCATGGTACTCCTTCTTCAGGTCATCGTCGCGAGCCAACCTTCTCTCAAGGAAAAGAAGACGACGATCAGCAGCGCTTTTCGATTCTCCTAGCTTGATGTGCAAATCAACCGACTTTGGCATTCCAACGGTGTACCGACCATCTCCACCTCGCTTGACGGTGCGCACATAGTGGTCCTCGCACGTGCTCTCCTCCACGGAATAATCGGAAGTAAATCCTCCGTCCTCGCATTCCCAGAATTTGGTCATAATTTCCTCCAAGGTTTCCGTTACGGTTGAATGCTGGCATACGATCGGTGGTTCTCCACGGTTCCAGCCGCACCTGCCAGTCACGATCCAGCCGAACACCGATTCAACCAGGGATGGTAGTCCTGCTCCAAGTGAGATCCTCTGTTTGTATGGGAAGAAGTTAAAGAAGAACTCTCCGCCGAGCAAAACATCGATAGGGTTGGTTCTGAAGAATTCAGGGTCCGCCAGTTGGACACCTTCGGGAACAGTCCAGCTAGTTGGTTCCACCGGGGAGGTTGGTAGATCTTCAGTCACCTTGGCCAAAACGTAAAACTCCATGACCTCGCAGTATTTCGACAATCTGGACTTGACCGTGGCTCGAACCTTCTGCGAAGTTTTTGTAGGTACTTGACCAACACCGGAAATCTGCACGTTCGCCTTGTTCCGGGACACGTGCATCCGTTGAGCGAGTTTGGTGGAGACGATGTTGCACTCTGACCCAGAGTCCAAAAGTGCCCTTGCTGGAAACTCCTGTCCAGCATCGTCGACGAGCAAAAGTACTGCGGTTGCTAAAAGCACCTTTCCGACCGTAGCTGCAGAACTGGTGTTCGCCGTACGTGTCTCCGCGACAGCAGCAGAGGACGACTCAGCGGTCGCCGCCGTTCCTGCCTCCTCCTTGGTTGGCCTTGCTGGGATGGCTGGACATAGGTTGGGTTTTCCTTCCGGTTTGTAGCAGACCAGCGTATGGTGGCGTTCCTTACATCGCTGGCACGAAAACCTGGAAGTACAACTCCTAGCGATGTGGCCCTTCCGGAAACAGTTTCTGCACAGCGCGTTCTGATTGACGATCTTCTCCCTCTCGCTGACTGACATCCTCGCAAACGATGGGCATTTGAAGAGGGGGTGTGAGTCAGAACATGCCAAACAGCCGAATTTGGGATTGGAATGGACCGTGTTTTGGTTGGAGACCTTGGTGGCGAAAGCTTTACGGGGTTTGGACTGGTGGGACTCTTGGTGTTTAGTAGGCAGAGCTTCCAGAACACAGATGTGCCGACGCAGGAAGTCGATCAGATCCTGGAAAGTCTCTTCCGTCTTCGTGGACACGTGCTCCTCCCAGCTGCGCAGCGTTTTGTCGTCCAAACGAGAGCACAGCAGATGAACAAGAAGAAGATCCCTGTACTTGGCGTACTCCACAACTTGATCCAGGACTCGAACGGTTTTGTCGAACCCTTCCACCAGTTCGCGTAGCTCAGCAACCGACTCCTTCCGAAAAGTTGGCAGGTCGAACAAACTCTTGATTTCCAGCTTCTTCATGTGCTTGGTGTTACCGAACCGCTTTTCCAGTAACTCCCACGCGACAGTGTAATGGTCTGCAGTAAATTTCACATTCGCGATCTCCGTTTTGGCTGGACCGTCAAGTTGATTCCGCAGATAGtgaaacttttcaatatttggcAATTCCGACGAGTGAATCAGCGACACGAAGAGATCTCGAAAAGGCAACCAATCCTCATAGTTCCCAGAGAACCTTGGTAGACTGATAGTAGGCAATTTAACGTGTTGGGTAGAAGGGGTGGTGTGGGCGGACTGCGAAACCATGGGCAGGGCTTGGGCTTGATCGGGAAGCTCCCAAATTTTAGACTGCAGGAATGCTTTGACCGTAAAGTATTTATTTTGGAAGGCACTTCGAATGTTGGCGTACCTCTCCGGTTTGGACCCCTTTTTCTCACCACTCTCACTTTTATCCTCACCCTTATCCTCACCTCTCTCCTCCTCGCCGGTCCCCTCCTCACTGTCCGCTAGCTCCGCCTCCGTGATGGCATCGTCGATTTTGTCCCACAGCGGCTCGAGCTTCTCCAAGCGCATAACCAGCTCGCCGGCCTGCTTGCTGGCGTCGTAGCTCTCCATGAAAGCGTAGATCCCGTTGAACGACGTCATCAGGTTGCGCAGGCGGGTCACGGTTGAGCGACGAGACATCGTGGCAGGTGTACAAATGAGCAGCTAGAATAAACAAGCACGAAAGGAGCACCCTTGGGATGCGCGGGGAAATATTGGAATGGTACTAACCGATTGCCAATTAATTCGTGCCTTGAATTAATTATGCACCGTTTTCCTGGTACGGGCCTTCACCTCAAGGTGGGAAATGGAGCGACCTCCTTGTGCACGAACCTCAGGGCTTTGTGGGATGGGACGGTTAACGAACGATCGCTGCTCTCGCCGACAGTCCGCTGTCGACTTCGGTGGGTGGGATTGTGGGTGGTTGACGCCGAATCGGTAGCACGACGTAGTGATCGATTCCAGGCGACGATCACTCTCTCTCTCGATTGGCGGGATTACACAGGGTGTGGTAGACCAATGCCGACTTCCGGTCGACGGGTAGCTCGAGTCCTTACGAGCTTCGGTGGGCGTGGTCTCGTTCGAATCCAGTGCCGAATCCAAATCGGCTCGAACGATCGGTTGTCGGGCGCGTGCAACGGGGTACCGATGTGCGAATCGGTTCGCTGGGGTGGACCAGGACAGTCCAAGCACGGGTACGGTCAATTCCGATGACCGTTCGGGAACGTTGCAGCGTCGGAGGCTGGCACACCTGGATGCGATTTGACTCGCGGGAGGGAAAAGTACCAAAGCGTAACACCGACTAAACCGATTTTAGGGTATTGGGGCGGTACTAACCTGCTCCCGATTAAAACGGGCCTTGTAAAGTTAAAATCAGGAACTCTCGTACACTGGCCTGCGCGGTCGGGACGACGCTCGGGAAATGGCACCAAACTCGGGAACCTCGTACAAGTGGCGATCGTGGTAATCGCCGTCAATTAGTGGCACAGTCCGTGGATGAGTGCCAAACCGTTGGCCAATCCTTGGCTGGGATCGGGTGAGATGACGCTCGGGAAATGGCGCCAACCTCAGGGAACCTCGATGGCGGAACGTCTTTTGTACCTCCTCGACAAAGAACTCGGGATTTGTAGGGCTCCTCCGACAATATCCAATTGTCCGCGGTGGCCTATTGTGCGTCCTCGCGACAATGGCGGTCCGATCGGCTTGGTCCGGCGTGTTCCGGACGCGGGAAACCGACTCCAGGCGGGTACCTTCAAccgatccggttcgaaggaccaaatgTTGGAACCGGTTTTGGTTGAGGGTACCTGGTTGGTTGTTGGGATGTGGGATGCTCCGACCTGGGCTTCCGCGCGGCCACTCCTGTGGCAGGCGGTCCTTGAGGTTGATGGCCGGATCCGGGACGGGTTCCGGTCGTTCCTCGGCACGACTTCAGCGGCTAGTCGTCGGACCACTGGGTAGGTCGCCGACTTCGGGAAACCGGATTTCTCAGGCGGTTCTATGGCCTTTCTCCGAAAATCACACGCACGCACGGTttagtttaaaaataacttttatttaaacacgactctttatttaagaaaaactaaCTAGTCTAGTAaactttatttaatattttatgtaaaaacacaACTTGTTATTCGTCGTCGTGGAAGGTTTGCGTGTGGGTCTTCGCGGAGTGAAGCGCTGAAGCGTACTGAACGCGTAACTCGATCGCAGGTCTAGCTCAGGCTCAGCAGTCAGGATCGCGCTCAAATTATCCTCTCTCGCGGGGTCGCGGCGAAATGGCGATCAGAGGGATCTGCCGTTCGCGGTTTAGAACTCTCGGTCCACACGGTCCGAGGGGTTAATAGAAACCAAACAACCTTCataggggactcaagctcaaagtttctataatcacgctctaccctcgcaggggactcaagctcaaaaactccagcaatcacgctctaccctctcagggtactcaagctcacaaactcaaaaaatacgctctaccctcacaggggactcaagctcaaaaactccaataatcacgctctaccctcacaggggactcaagtttctataatcacgctctaccctcacaggggactcaagctcaaaaacttcaaaaatcacgctctaccctctcaggggactcaagctcaaagtttctataatcacgctctaccctcacaggggactcaagctcaaaactccagcaatcacgctcttccctcacaggggactcaagtttCTATAATctcgctctaccctctcaggggactcaagctcacaaactcaaaaaaatacgctctaccctcacaggggactcaagctcaaaactccaataatcacgctctaccctcacaggagactcaagctcaaaaacttcaaaaatcacgctctaccctcacaggggactcaagctcaaaactccagcaatcacgctctaccctcacaggggactcaagctcacaaactcaaaatattacgctctaccctcacaggggactcaagctcacaaactcaaaatattacgctctaccctcacgggggactcaag
Protein-coding sequences here:
- the LOC119766004 gene encoding uncharacterized protein LOC119766004, whose amino-acid sequence is MSRRSTVTRLRNLMTSFNGIYAFMESYDASKQAGELVMRLEKLEPLWDKIDDAITEAELADSEEGTGEEERGEDKGEDKSESGEKKGSKPERYANIRSAFQNKYFTVKAFLQSKIWELPDQAQALPMVSQSAHTTPSTQHVKLPTISLPRFSGNYEDWLPFRDLFVSLIHSSELPNIEKFHYLRNQLDGPAKTEIANVKFTADHYTVAWELLEKRFGNTKHMKKLEIKSLFDLPTFRKESVAELRELVEGFDKTVRVLDQVVEYAKYRDLLLVHLLCSRLDDKTLRSWEEHVSTKTEETFQDLIDFLRRHICVLEALPTKHQESHQSKPRKAFATKVSNQNTVHSNPKFGCLACSDSHPLFKCPSFARMSVSEREKIVNQNALCRNCFRKGHIARSCTSRFSCQRCKERHHTLVCYKPEGKPNLCPAIPARPTKEEAGTAATAESSSAAVAETRTANTSSAATVGKVLLATAVLLLVDDAGQEFPARALLDSGSECNIVSTKLAQRMHVSRNKANVQISGVGQVPTKTSQKVRATVKSRLSKYCEVMEFYVLAKVTEDLPTSPVEPTSWTVPEGVQLADPEFFRTNPIDVLLGGEFFFNFFPYKQRISLGAGLPSLVESVFGWIVTGRCGWNRGEPPIVCQHSTVTETLEEIMTKFWECEDGGFTSDYSVEESTCEDHYVRTVKRGGDGRYTVGMPKSVDLHIKLGESKSAADRRLLFLERRLARDDDLKKEYHAFMKDYLDRNHMCKIIEDPTSTATTYYLPHHPVIRSSSTTTHVRVVFDASSKTSTGTSLNDVLLNGPVIQDDLRTIISRSRLFPILLVADVEKMFRQIRMDAEDLPLQRIRWRFSEDDPIDTYELLTVTYATKPAPFLATRTLKQLSVDDATKYPLAAVRIARDVYMDDVITGAYHPAEAKQIREQLDTMTLVAGFPLRKWVSNYEEALEGVSEDNLALPREMGIDFDEERTVKTLGLVWEPKTDTFRFKIESTLIPPNELTKAKILSIIAKIFDPLGLVGPVVAKAKIFMQGIWELKNAKGKPWDWNDPLPKSMLDEWMQFYEQLHYLNNLRIPRFAMIPNPVHIQLHFCSDASEKALGANLYIRSEDKEGRVKVSFFTSKSRVAPLKRQPIPRLELNGFWLAADMYRKFKECTTFRFETFFWTDSRTVLQWLAKPPRTWNAYVANRVSFIQHITQGCHLFHVPGVMNPADQLSRGLDPKEFIDGDWDPLWMYETSSWPAQATPEEETEDCAKERRKHVESAAAVSAKSFNESYFAKFNEYWKLIRTTAYWRRYLRNRRLPEAERTLSVPLTTRNYKKRNGVSHGWSSKKLSAGNSRTCPKEGVIRVGGRLGNCDRNENFKHPIIIPGNHHFSKLLADCLHLRLFHAGTQLMLATMRQKFWPLRGRDLCRQTTHQCKDCFKAKPQLLQQFMGQLPTPRTIAARPFTNTGVDYFGPVYIRQGYRRGPVKAYVAVFVCFGTKAVHLELVSDLSTAKFLQALRRFVARRGKPADMYSDNGTNFVGAKNDLKELLHNLKHEKHHEHIQHECSQEGINWHFIPPGAPHFGGLWEAAVKSAKKHLLRVVGQSSISHEDYITLLAQVEACLNSRPLTPLTEDPSDLEPLTPAHFLIGTSLEAVPDKNYSEIPNNRLTHWQSIQQQLQHFWRRWHTEYLQQLQARVKNWQPAIEIRPGRLVIVVDENQPSMKWKMARIHEIHPGADGVVRVVTLRTATGYLKRPVTKICLLPIPAESIEEEKVATLTLGFWLICVTIKDTGEASVEAEF